Proteins encoded together in one Triticum dicoccoides isolate Atlit2015 ecotype Zavitan chromosome 7B, WEW_v2.0, whole genome shotgun sequence window:
- the LOC119335532 gene encoding peroxidase P7-like, whose translation MASSTVWQCIVALSLFCSAAYGYGYGQDNGNDNGYGQGNGNGNGNGQLDPRFYEQSCPPLGFIVRVSMIKAVLTERRMGASLLRLFFHDCFVQGCDGSILLDDVPATNFTGEKTAFPNVNSVRGFEVIDDIKRNVEYVCPGVVSCADILALAAREGTVLLGGPSWAVPLGRRDSTTSSLDGANSDLPGPSLNLTELIQSFANKSLSPRDLTALSGAHTIGFSQCVFFRDHIYNDTNIDPAFAAELRRGCSTPTGSGDTNLTPLDTQTRFVFDNAYYPNLVARRGLLHSDQELFNGAAQDDLVRQYSSNSALFFSDFVAAMIKMGNISPLTGNAGEIRRNCRVVNSS comes from the exons ATGGCTTCGTCCACTGTCTGGCAGTGCATTGTTGCTCTCTCCCTCTTCTGCTCCGCCGCCTACGGCTACGGCTACGGGCAAGACAACGGCAACGACAACGGCTACGGGCAGGGCAACGGGAACGGGAACGGGAACGGGCAGCTGGATCCGAGGTTCTATGAACAGAGCTGCCCTCCTCTGGGGTTCATCGTGCGCGTGAGCATGATCAAGGCCGTCCTCACGGAGCGCCGCATGggcgcctccctcctccgcctcttcttccatGACTGCTTCGTTCAG GGCTGCGACGGGTCCATTCTCCTGGACGACGTGCCGGCGACCAACTTCACCGGCGAGAAGACCGCCTTCCCCAACGTCAACTCCGTCCGCGGCTTTGAGGTCATCGACGACATCAAGAGGAACGTGGAGTACGTCTGCCCGGGCGTCGTCTCCTGCGCTGACATCCTCGCCTTGGCCGCACGGGAAGGCACAGTCCTG CTCGGCGGGCCAAGCTGGGCGGTGCCGCTGGGCCGGCGGGACTCGACGACGTCGAGCCTGGACGGAGCGAACAGCGACCTCCCAGGACCGTCGCTGAACCTCACTGAGCTCATCCAGTCGTTCGCCAACAAGAGCCTGAGCCCGCGCGACCTCACGGCGCTCTCCGGCGCGCACACCATCGGCTTCTCGCAGTGTGTCTTCTTCCGGGATCACATCTATAACGACACCAACATCGACCCCGCGTTCGCCGCGGAGCTACGGCGCGGCTGCTCCACCCCGACGGGCTCCGGCGACACCAACCTGACGCCGCTCGACACCCAGACGCGGTTCGTCTTCGACAACGCCTACTACCCCAACCTCGTCGCGCGGCGGGGTCTGCTGCACTCCGACCAGGAGCTCTTCAATGGCGCCGCCCAGGACGATCTGGTGCGGCAGTACAGCTCGAACAGCGCGCTCTTCTTCTCCGACTTCGTGGCCGCCATGATAAAGATGGGGAACATCAGCCCGCTCACCGGGAATGCCGGCGAGATCAGGCGCAACTGCAGGGTTGTCAACAGCAGCTGA